In Sedimenticola thiotaurini, the following proteins share a genomic window:
- the smpB gene encoding SsrA-binding protein SmpB: MAKKSKKQPGSGSSTIALNKKAKHEYFIQERYEAGISLQGWEVKSLREGRVQLTDSYVFLRNGEAALIGTNITPLLSASTHIKPEPMRTRKLLLHRQELDKLIGMVDRKGYTLVPLALYWKKGKVKLEIGLAKGKQLHDKRETEKNRDWDRDKQRILKAR; encoded by the coding sequence ATGGCAAAGAAATCGAAAAAACAGCCTGGGTCGGGCAGTTCAACCATTGCCCTGAACAAGAAGGCAAAACACGAATACTTCATTCAGGAGCGTTACGAGGCGGGCATCTCACTGCAGGGTTGGGAGGTCAAAAGCCTGCGTGAAGGTCGGGTGCAACTTACCGACAGCTACGTCTTTCTGAGAAATGGCGAAGCCGCTCTGATCGGCACCAATATCACACCGCTGCTCAGCGCCTCCACCCACATCAAGCCGGAGCCGATGCGCACCCGCAAGCTGCTGCTGCATCGGCAGGAACTGGACAAGCTGATCGGCATGGTGGATCGCAAGGGCTATACCCTGGTACCGCTCGCGCTGTACTGGAAGAAAGGCAAGGTCAAACTGGAGATCGGCCTGGCCAAGGGCAAACAGCTGCATGACAAGCGGGAAACCGAAAAGAACCGGGACTGGGACCGGGACAAACAGCGTATCCTCAAGGCCCGCTGA
- a CDS encoding Abi family protein, with product MTHFDKAAYTLEQHLKLLRQRGLEMADEGRARHYLANIGYYRLSAYTRACYQPGLDEHRFLPGTDFESVLDLYIFDRELRLLLLDAIERIEVTLRAQLANTLAEHHGPHGYLDPALFDTRYRHHWLIDKLDREAQSRQVETFLAHYRSKYTAAPPQPPIWMAVELLSFKEVSTLFANLRLPADTQRIEAHFGWKFPLLRSWFRSLSDLRNHCAHHARVWNREFGSRPEMPRRLTRPWPQIPPAIPAGSSEHPEQRIDPRRRLYAQLVVIETLMQVACPESRWAERLAQLLQRHPAPSRPHMGFPPEWDKDAFWQAALARNGGAV from the coding sequence GTGACCCACTTCGACAAGGCCGCCTATACCCTCGAACAGCACCTCAAACTGCTCCGCCAGCGCGGGCTGGAGATGGCCGACGAAGGCCGCGCCCGCCACTACCTAGCCAATATCGGCTACTACCGCCTTTCGGCCTACACCCGCGCCTGTTACCAACCGGGGCTGGATGAACACCGTTTTCTTCCTGGCACTGATTTCGAGTCAGTCCTCGACCTCTACATCTTCGACCGCGAACTAAGGCTCCTGCTACTGGATGCCATCGAGCGCATCGAGGTGACGCTGCGCGCCCAGCTCGCCAACACCCTGGCCGAACACCACGGCCCCCACGGCTACCTCGACCCGGCCCTGTTCGACACCCGCTACCGGCACCACTGGCTTATCGACAAGCTCGACCGCGAGGCGCAATCCCGCCAGGTTGAAACCTTTCTCGCCCACTACCGCAGCAAGTACACCGCCGCGCCGCCTCAACCACCCATCTGGATGGCGGTGGAGCTGCTCAGCTTCAAGGAGGTCTCCACCCTGTTCGCCAACCTGCGCCTGCCGGCTGATACCCAGCGTATCGAGGCCCATTTCGGCTGGAAATTCCCCCTGCTGCGCTCCTGGTTCCGCAGCCTCTCCGACCTGCGCAACCACTGCGCCCACCATGCCCGCGTCTGGAACCGGGAGTTCGGTAGCCGCCCCGAGATGCCCCGGCGGCTAACGCGCCCCTGGCCGCAGATACCGCCAGCGATTCCCGCAGGCAGCAGCGAACACCCGGAGCAGCGCATCGACCCGCGCCGCCGTCTCTACGCCCAACTGGTGGTGATCGAGACCCTGATGCAGGTCGCCTGTCCCGAGAGCCGTTGGGCCGAGCGACTGGCGCAACTGCTGCAACGCCATCCGGCCCCATCGCGGCCCCACATGGGCTTTCCGCCGGAATGGGACAAGGATGCCTTCTGGCAGGCCGCTTTGGCCAGGAACGGAGGTGCGGTATGA
- a CDS encoding restriction endonuclease subunit S, producing the protein MRYPAYPEYKESGVQWLGRVPGHWGVKSARFDYAIQLGKMLQPEASSLSDQETPYLKAQHVQWESVRTTDSPTMWASQSDRNKYGVCDGDLLVCEGGDVGRAGIVRNPPDATIIQNALHRVRSRNADLRYLMFVLEHAASQNWFEILCNRSTIAHFTGEKFGALQVPAPPLPEQTAIADFLDRETGRIDTLVAKKRRLVALLKEKRTALISRIVTRGLPQDAAREFGLEPHTRFKDSGIEWLGQVPEGWDLKKVKYVAKVIIGITYSPDDVVDESEGILVLRASNVQNGKLSFNDNVYVEKKIKDSDRVKQGDILICSRNGSAHLVGKCAYITAEHSGYTFGAFMSVVRSDYGLYLYQFFNSDIFKAQSGLFNTSTINQLTSSTLENMVVAFPPKKEQTAIATYLDRETAKIDKLVEKVEAAIARLQEYRIALITAAVTGKIDVREAVT; encoded by the coding sequence ATGAGGTATCCGGCTTACCCCGAATACAAAGAGAGCGGCGTCCAGTGGCTGGGGCGGGTGCCGGGGCATTGGGGCGTTAAATCGGCACGTTTTGACTATGCTATTCAACTTGGAAAAATGTTGCAGCCAGAAGCATCTTCACTGTCCGACCAAGAAACACCATATCTCAAGGCTCAGCATGTACAGTGGGAATCTGTAAGGACTACTGATTCGCCTACAATGTGGGCTTCTCAGTCCGACAGGAACAAATACGGCGTCTGCGATGGTGACCTGTTGGTGTGTGAGGGTGGTGACGTCGGCCGAGCTGGAATAGTGCGCAACCCTCCAGATGCAACCATCATCCAGAATGCTTTGCATCGTGTCAGATCTCGAAACGCTGACCTCCGGTATCTGATGTTTGTTTTAGAACATGCTGCAAGTCAGAATTGGTTTGAAATACTCTGCAATCGCTCAACTATCGCTCATTTCACCGGCGAGAAGTTTGGGGCTTTACAAGTTCCTGCCCCCCCACTCCCCGAACAAACCGCCATCGCCGATTTTCTCGACCGTGAGACGGGGCGGATCGATACGCTGGTGGCGAAGAAGCGGCGGCTGGTCGCGCTGCTCAAGGAGAAGCGCACCGCGCTCATCTCTCGCATCGTCACCCGTGGCCTGCCGCAAGACGCCGCCCGCGAGTTCGGCCTGGAGCCCCATACCCGCTTTAAGGATTCCGGTATTGAATGGCTGGGGCAGGTGCCGGAGGGGTGGGATCTTAAAAAAGTAAAGTATGTGGCCAAGGTAATAATCGGGATCACATATTCACCGGATGATGTTGTGGATGAGAGTGAAGGGATTCTGGTTCTAAGGGCTTCAAATGTTCAAAACGGGAAACTTAGTTTTAACGATAATGTTTACGTAGAGAAGAAAATTAAAGATTCTGATCGCGTAAAACAGGGTGACATATTGATTTGCTCGAGAAATGGCAGCGCACATTTAGTTGGGAAGTGCGCATACATAACTGCTGAGCACTCAGGATACACATTCGGAGCATTTATGTCGGTTGTACGCTCTGATTATGGCCTTTATCTCTATCAATTTTTTAATTCAGACATTTTCAAAGCCCAGTCTGGATTGTTTAATACAAGCACGATAAATCAACTAACTTCAAGTACTCTTGAAAATATGGTTGTGGCTTTTCCTCCTAAAAAAGAACAAACCGCCATCGCCACCTACCTCGACCGCGAAACCGCCAAAATCGACAAACTGGTGGAGAAGGTTGAGGCAGCCATTGCCCGCCTGCAGGAGTACCGAATTGCCCTGATCACCGCTGCCGTAACGGGAAAGATTGATGTCAGGGAGGCGGTAACATGA
- a CDS encoding tyrosine-type recombinase/integrase yields MPLTDTAIKKAKPEAKQRKLYDERGLFLLISPKGGKWWRFKYLFDGKEKLLSLGTYPDVSLKEARDRRDEARKQVAADIDPGEHRKAQKTAKVAKQANSFEVVAREWYAKHSPNWSANHGDRIIRRLERDIFPWIGGSPVADITAPQLLEVIRRIEKRGALETAHRALGNCGQVFRYAVATGRAERDPSGDLRGALPPVKETHFASVTDPAKVAGVLRALDSYEGTLTVRCALRLAPLVFVRPGELRHARWADIDLEGAEWRYTVTKTNTQHIVPLSRQSVKILTELHPLTGRGHYVFPGARSAARPMSENAILAAMRRMGISKDEMSGHGFRAMARTILDEVLGFRPDYIEHQLAHAVRDPNGRAYNRTAHLPERRKMMQDWADYLDKLKAGAEIISINQHA; encoded by the coding sequence ATGCCGCTTACAGACACCGCAATCAAAAAGGCCAAGCCCGAGGCCAAACAGCGCAAGCTCTATGACGAGCGGGGTCTGTTCCTGCTGATCAGCCCCAAGGGCGGCAAGTGGTGGCGGTTCAAATACCTCTTCGACGGTAAGGAAAAGCTGCTTTCACTCGGCACCTACCCCGATGTGAGTCTGAAAGAGGCCAGAGACCGGCGGGACGAGGCACGCAAGCAGGTTGCCGCTGACATCGACCCCGGCGAACACCGCAAGGCCCAGAAAACGGCGAAAGTGGCGAAACAGGCCAACAGCTTTGAGGTAGTGGCGCGGGAGTGGTACGCGAAACACTCCCCCAACTGGTCCGCCAATCATGGCGATCGGATCATCCGCCGCCTGGAGCGGGACATCTTCCCGTGGATCGGCGGCTCCCCTGTAGCCGACATCACCGCCCCGCAACTGCTTGAGGTTATCCGCCGTATTGAGAAACGCGGAGCCCTGGAAACCGCCCATCGCGCCCTCGGGAACTGCGGACAGGTCTTCCGCTATGCGGTAGCCACAGGAAGGGCCGAACGTGATCCTTCCGGCGATCTGCGCGGCGCATTACCTCCCGTTAAAGAGACACACTTCGCATCCGTCACCGATCCAGCGAAAGTTGCCGGGGTACTACGCGCTTTGGATAGCTATGAAGGCACCCTTACCGTACGCTGTGCGTTGCGTCTTGCCCCTCTCGTCTTTGTCCGACCTGGGGAGCTGCGTCATGCAAGGTGGGCGGACATCGACTTGGAGGGAGCCGAATGGCGCTACACAGTAACAAAGACCAACACCCAGCACATTGTCCCCCTCTCCCGCCAATCCGTGAAAATCCTGACAGAACTGCACCCTCTTACCGGGCGGGGCCACTACGTTTTTCCTGGCGCGCGAAGCGCAGCACGCCCGATGAGTGAAAACGCCATACTCGCTGCCATGCGGCGTATGGGGATCAGCAAAGATGAAATGAGTGGCCACGGATTCCGGGCCATGGCGCGGACCATCCTTGATGAAGTGCTTGGTTTCCGTCCTGACTACATCGAACACCAGCTTGCCCATGCGGTACGCGATCCCAATGGACGCGCCTACAACCGCACCGCCCACCTGCCGGAACGGCGCAAGATGATGCAGGACTGGGCGGACTACCTGGACAAGCTGAAAGCAGGCGCGGAGATCATTTCGATTAACCAGCACGCTTGA
- a CDS encoding type I restriction endonuclease subunit R, whose amino-acid sequence MKQTTEKAFESYVVQMLLAKGWQAGNVNGWDQERALFPQVITDFIAETQKELWLAMREQHADNLEPMLLATLVKELAIKGSLHVLRHGFKFYGKTFQLAYFKPAHGLNEEVLAQYQANRLTVTRQVPCHPGDHSTVDLVFAVNGLPVATCELKNPWTGQNWRHAVKQYKNDRNPRAPLFEFKQRALVHFAADPDEVHMTTRLAGGKTFFLPFNRGSHPGEVECGAGNPQHASGYRTGYFWEEVLERESFLDILGHFIFIEKKDEKIDDGKGGSRLRTKETMIFPRYHQLDATRKLIHAARNEGAGQNYLIQHSAGSGKTNSISWLSHRLASLHDAQDHKVFDCVIVITDRQVLDRQLQDAIYQIEHAQGVVKAIDQDSKQLAEALIDGTRIVVTTLQKFPFVLRGLLHAAGADDVDAPDEAAQAQARVWEAEIAKRRYAVIVDEAHSSQTGETARELKAILGANSGNNGDDEEADWEDGLNQVMASRGRQQNLSFFAYTATPKGKTLELFGRVGAKGTPEPFHLYSMRQAIEERFILDVLQNYTTYKTYFKLVKAVEEDPDMPKKKAARALAKFLVMHPTNIAQKIEVIVEHFRSHVRTHLGGRAKAMVVTSSRLQAVKYMEAFQRYIDEKGYADIRPLVAFSGTVRDPDSGLEYTEPGMNTDVVSGKPISEKQLPERFGSPDYQVLLVANKYQTGFDQPLLMAMYVDKRLDGVQAVQTLSRLNRMIPGKEAPFVLDFVNEAEDIYAAFKPYYDATSLQESSDPTQLEQMKHELDVFQVYHWSEVEAFARIFYRAPKKQNPADHAHLQRHLQPAVDRFKAMQDDDQRGEFRDKLSGYVKVYSFLSQIIPYGDQDLEMLYSYGRFLLPHLPLERDTSTVKLGDEVNLQYYRLQRVYSGAIDLKDGDGEEYGVKSPTDVGSRKAKEEKAPLSEIIEVLNDRFGTNFTEEDRLFFEQIKEKAANTPEVVRLRQANPFDKFQLGLRQMLEDLMIQRMSENDKIVSRYMDDKTFEDAAFAVLSKVIYETIPADEGEL is encoded by the coding sequence ATGAAGCAAACGACCGAAAAAGCCTTTGAATCCTATGTGGTGCAGATGCTGCTGGCCAAAGGCTGGCAGGCCGGAAATGTGAACGGCTGGGACCAGGAACGGGCACTGTTCCCGCAGGTGATCACCGATTTCATTGCCGAGACACAGAAGGAGCTGTGGCTGGCCATGCGGGAGCAGCATGCCGATAATCTGGAGCCGATGCTGCTGGCAACCCTGGTCAAGGAGCTGGCCATCAAGGGCAGCCTCCATGTGCTGCGCCATGGCTTCAAATTCTACGGCAAGACCTTTCAGCTGGCCTATTTCAAACCCGCCCACGGGCTGAATGAAGAGGTGCTGGCGCAATACCAGGCCAATCGGCTGACCGTAACCAGGCAGGTGCCTTGCCATCCGGGTGATCACTCCACGGTGGACCTGGTGTTTGCCGTCAATGGCCTGCCGGTGGCGACCTGTGAGCTGAAGAACCCCTGGACGGGGCAGAACTGGCGGCATGCGGTCAAGCAGTACAAGAATGACCGAAATCCCCGTGCGCCGCTGTTCGAGTTCAAGCAGCGGGCGCTGGTGCATTTTGCTGCCGACCCGGATGAGGTGCACATGACCACCCGGCTGGCCGGGGGAAAGACCTTCTTTCTGCCCTTCAATCGCGGCAGCCATCCCGGCGAGGTGGAGTGTGGCGCGGGCAATCCGCAGCATGCTTCTGGCTATCGCACTGGCTATTTCTGGGAAGAGGTGCTAGAGCGGGAGAGTTTTCTCGACATCCTGGGACATTTCATCTTTATCGAGAAGAAGGATGAGAAGATCGATGACGGGAAGGGGGGTAGCCGGTTGCGAACCAAGGAGACCATGATCTTCCCGCGCTATCACCAGCTCGATGCCACCCGCAAGCTGATCCATGCCGCCCGTAATGAGGGAGCGGGGCAGAACTACCTGATTCAACATTCGGCAGGTAGCGGCAAGACCAATTCCATCTCCTGGCTGTCGCACCGGCTGGCCAGCCTGCACGATGCGCAGGATCACAAGGTGTTCGATTGCGTGATCGTGATTACCGATCGCCAGGTGCTGGACCGCCAGTTACAGGATGCCATCTACCAGATCGAACACGCCCAGGGCGTGGTGAAGGCCATTGACCAGGATTCGAAGCAGTTGGCCGAGGCGTTGATCGACGGTACCCGGATTGTGGTCACCACCCTGCAGAAGTTTCCCTTTGTGTTGCGTGGCCTGCTGCACGCTGCTGGCGCCGATGATGTCGATGCACCGGATGAGGCGGCCCAGGCGCAAGCCAGGGTCTGGGAGGCGGAGATCGCCAAGCGCCGCTATGCGGTGATTGTGGATGAGGCGCACTCCTCACAGACCGGGGAGACGGCGCGGGAGTTGAAGGCCATTCTGGGGGCGAATAGCGGCAACAATGGCGATGATGAGGAGGCCGATTGGGAAGATGGGCTGAACCAGGTCATGGCCTCGCGTGGCCGTCAGCAGAACCTGAGCTTTTTTGCCTATACCGCCACGCCGAAGGGCAAGACGCTGGAGCTGTTTGGTCGTGTGGGCGCCAAGGGTACGCCCGAACCTTTCCATCTCTACAGCATGCGCCAGGCCATCGAGGAGCGTTTTATCCTCGACGTGTTGCAGAACTACACCACCTACAAGACCTATTTCAAACTGGTTAAGGCGGTGGAGGAAGACCCGGATATGCCGAAGAAGAAGGCGGCGCGGGCACTGGCCAAGTTCCTGGTGATGCACCCCACCAATATCGCCCAGAAAATAGAGGTGATTGTCGAACATTTCCGCAGCCATGTACGTACCCATCTGGGCGGGCGGGCCAAGGCGATGGTGGTAACCAGTTCGCGCCTGCAAGCGGTGAAGTATATGGAGGCCTTCCAGCGATACATCGATGAGAAGGGCTACGCTGATATCCGTCCGCTGGTGGCTTTCAGTGGCACCGTGCGTGACCCGGACAGTGGGTTGGAATACACCGAACCGGGTATGAATACCGATGTGGTGAGCGGAAAGCCGATCAGTGAAAAACAGTTGCCGGAGCGATTTGGTTCGCCTGACTACCAGGTGTTGCTGGTGGCCAATAAATACCAGACCGGTTTTGACCAACCGCTCTTGATGGCCATGTATGTCGATAAGCGATTGGATGGCGTGCAGGCGGTACAGACCCTTTCTCGCCTCAATCGCATGATTCCGGGAAAGGAAGCGCCGTTTGTGCTCGATTTCGTCAACGAGGCCGAGGACATCTATGCCGCGTTCAAGCCTTACTACGACGCGACCAGTTTGCAGGAGAGTTCCGATCCAACCCAGCTGGAACAGATGAAACACGAGCTGGATGTGTTTCAGGTCTATCACTGGAGTGAGGTGGAGGCCTTTGCCCGTATCTTCTACAGAGCGCCGAAAAAGCAAAACCCGGCCGATCACGCCCATTTACAGCGTCATCTGCAACCGGCAGTGGATCGCTTCAAGGCGATGCAGGATGATGACCAGCGCGGCGAGTTCCGAGACAAGCTGAGCGGCTATGTGAAGGTTTACAGCTTCCTGAGCCAGATCATCCCCTATGGCGATCAGGACTTGGAAATGCTCTACAGCTATGGTCGGTTCCTGTTGCCTCATTTGCCACTTGAGCGCGATACCAGCACGGTCAAGTTGGGCGACGAGGTGAATTTGCAGTACTACCGCCTGCAACGGGTCTACTCAGGGGCTATCGATCTGAAAGATGGTGACGGCGAGGAGTATGGGGTTAAGAGCCCCACGGATGTGGGCAGCCGTAAGGCCAAAGAAGAAAAAGCACCGCTGTCGGAGATCATCGAAGTGCTTAACGATCGCTTCGGTACAAACTTTACAGAGGAAGACCGGCTTTTCTTCGAGCAGATAAAAGAGAAGGCGGCTAATACACCGGAAGTGGTGCGTCTGCGTCAGGCCAATCCCTTTGACAAGTTTCAGCTTGGATTACGGCAGATGCTTGAAGACCTGATGATTCAGCGCATGAGCGAGAACGACAAGATCGTCTCGCGTTATATGGATGATAAGACGTTTGAGGATGCGGCTTTCGCGGTGTTGTCGAAAGTGATTTACGAGACGATTCCGGCGGACGAGGGGGAACTGTGA
- a CDS encoding type II toxin-antitoxin system RatA family toxin produces the protein MPVVRKSALVGHSAAEMFELINDVESYPQFLPWCKSTELLSRTEEKLCGRLEVSRVGISQSFSTCNQLFPYERIVIQLQEGPFKHLQGEWRFTALREDACKVELELDFEFSGRLINSAFGAVFGQIANTLVDAFCKRADEVVRRE, from the coding sequence TTGCCTGTAGTCCGAAAGAGTGCCCTGGTGGGACATTCAGCCGCCGAGATGTTCGAGTTAATCAACGATGTGGAGTCTTACCCACAGTTTCTGCCGTGGTGTAAGTCGACCGAGTTGCTCTCCCGAACGGAAGAGAAGCTGTGTGGTCGGCTTGAAGTGTCCCGTGTCGGTATCAGTCAGTCATTCTCCACCTGTAACCAGCTTTTCCCCTATGAGCGGATAGTGATTCAACTGCAGGAGGGCCCGTTTAAACACCTTCAGGGCGAGTGGCGCTTTACCGCTTTACGTGAGGATGCCTGCAAGGTGGAACTGGAGCTCGATTTTGAGTTTTCCGGCCGGCTGATCAATTCCGCATTTGGTGCCGTTTTTGGTCAAATTGCCAATACACTAGTCGATGCGTTCTGCAAACGAGCAGATGAGGTGGTCCGTCGTGAGTGA
- a CDS encoding sodium-dependent transporter codes for MFVLAATGSAVGLGNVWKFPYMTGDNGGGAFILVYLLCLALVGIPIMMGEVLIGRRGRQCPVNSLQTLSIEAGASRAWGWLGWAGMLAGLIILSYYSVIAGWTLAYLMRMVAGAFERVTAEGASSIFTQLVTDPERLLAWHTIFMVMTIKVVSRGVGNGLEKAARILMPCLFLLLLIVLVYAARTGDFSQAYAYLFDSDFSSLTLSGVLSAMGHAFFSLSLGLGVMLMYGSYLPQGVSIARTSVLVGLLDLVVALLVGLAIFSLMFANDLAAGEGPGLIFQTLPIAFGQLPGGMLFGALFFLLLVFAAWTSSIALIEPLVAWLVENREIDRIRAAIWSGIVAWLLGIVTILSFSSWSFSFNFAGVLKRHGLFDVLDIAISSIILPLGGLGMALFVGWVLPRESVLDELGGSARIGFKIWYFIIRFITPAAMLLIFLRAIGVL; via the coding sequence ATGTTTGTTCTTGCGGCGACGGGATCTGCCGTGGGTTTGGGAAATGTCTGGAAATTCCCTTATATGACCGGTGATAACGGGGGTGGTGCCTTTATCCTGGTCTATCTGCTCTGTCTGGCCCTGGTGGGCATCCCGATCATGATGGGTGAGGTGCTGATCGGTCGCCGTGGTCGTCAATGTCCCGTGAACAGTCTGCAGACACTGTCGATTGAAGCGGGTGCCAGTCGGGCCTGGGGTTGGTTGGGATGGGCCGGCATGCTGGCCGGTCTGATTATTCTCTCCTACTACAGCGTGATAGCCGGCTGGACCCTCGCCTACCTGATGCGCATGGTGGCCGGTGCCTTTGAGCGGGTCACCGCAGAGGGGGCGAGCAGTATCTTCACCCAGTTGGTGACAGATCCGGAGCGGCTGTTGGCCTGGCATACCATCTTTATGGTGATGACTATCAAGGTGGTCTCCCGGGGAGTGGGCAATGGTCTGGAGAAGGCGGCCCGGATACTGATGCCGTGCCTGTTCCTGTTGCTCCTGATTGTACTGGTTTACGCCGCCAGAACCGGTGATTTCAGTCAGGCCTACGCCTACTTGTTTGATAGTGATTTCAGCAGCCTGACACTGTCCGGGGTTTTAAGCGCCATGGGCCATGCCTTCTTTTCCCTGTCGCTGGGGTTGGGGGTGATGCTGATGTACGGCTCCTATCTGCCCCAGGGCGTCTCTATAGCCAGGACTTCTGTTCTGGTAGGTTTGCTGGACCTGGTGGTGGCGCTGCTGGTCGGGCTGGCCATATTCTCGCTGATGTTTGCCAATGATCTGGCGGCGGGTGAAGGCCCGGGGCTCATTTTCCAGACTTTGCCCATCGCATTCGGGCAGTTGCCGGGCGGGATGCTGTTTGGTGCGCTGTTCTTTCTCCTGCTGGTGTTTGCCGCCTGGACCTCATCCATTGCCCTGATCGAGCCGCTGGTGGCCTGGTTGGTGGAGAATCGCGAAATAGACCGGATTCGGGCCGCCATCTGGAGCGGTATTGTGGCCTGGTTGCTGGGTATTGTGACGATTCTCTCCTTTAGCAGTTGGTCGTTCAGTTTCAATTTTGCCGGTGTGCTCAAACGCCACGGTCTGTTCGATGTGCTGGATATCGCCATTTCGAGTATCATACTGCCCCTGGGGGGGCTTGGCATGGCGCTGTTTGTCGGTTGGGTGCTGCCCCGGGAGTCGGTGCTGGACGAACTGGGTGGTTCCGCCAGGATCGGTTTCAAGATTTGGTATTTCATTATCCGTTTTATTACGCCTGCAGCCATGCTGTTGATTTTCCTGCGGGCGATAGGAGTTTTATAG
- a CDS encoding type II toxin-antitoxin system PemK/MazF family toxin, whose product MALTFHPHPGMVLICDFNTGFKVPEMIKRRPVVVISPRPRRSNRLCTIVPLSTTVPNPVEPFHHRMDPRSLPGKLARRETWAKCDMLATISLERLDRVMAGKEPSGKRIYVADPVTPDDLEAIRRGVMIALGLVNPS is encoded by the coding sequence ATGGCGCTGACCTTTCATCCCCATCCCGGTATGGTGCTGATCTGTGACTTCAATACTGGCTTCAAGGTCCCGGAGATGATCAAGCGGCGGCCGGTGGTAGTGATATCGCCCCGGCCCCGGCGCTCGAACCGGCTTTGCACCATCGTGCCGTTGAGTACCACCGTCCCGAATCCGGTAGAGCCATTTCATCATCGCATGGACCCACGTTCATTACCGGGGAAACTGGCCCGAAGAGAGACCTGGGCCAAGTGCGATATGCTGGCCACCATCTCATTGGAGCGGCTGGACCGGGTGATGGCCGGGAAGGAACCAAGCGGGAAGCGAATATACGTCGCAGACCCAGTGACCCCCGACGATCTTGAGGCGATCCGCCGGGGTGTGATGATTGCCCTCGGATTGGTCAATCCATCTTGA
- a CDS encoding FRG domain-containing protein, with protein MNEFTIKSFEQYLTTVRDELGIVEQNGQRVRRYFRGQTKRADAGYDLKPSIGRYAHLNDLSLAERDRLENEVLETFSNHLISYVNHLPRNDWEALAIAQHHGLPTRFMDWTTNPLVALYFACRDSKKDKNGNPCDSAVYVLISDPPRFSELRRQQKNGHYSAEEAEPDEPYSNDDDGYDGFGLDENDEPAVVSDDDLDTATDSGPRTPTEPALEGGLSPFDISSNVIYDPPHVSPRIRAQDGVLLACHQPMQPLEEKDVLEIVISHTAHDDIRRRLDQYGVFDKQLFPDLDGIAKWLKYRVFEINGVT; from the coding sequence ATGAACGAGTTCACCATCAAGAGTTTTGAGCAATACCTGACTACAGTTCGCGATGAACTGGGTATTGTGGAGCAGAATGGCCAGCGGGTTCGCCGCTATTTTCGCGGTCAAACCAAACGGGCGGACGCGGGCTATGACCTCAAGCCTTCTATTGGCCGCTATGCCCACCTGAACGATCTGTCTCTCGCCGAACGTGACAGGTTGGAAAATGAGGTGCTGGAGACCTTCAGCAACCATCTGATTTCCTATGTCAATCATTTGCCGCGCAACGATTGGGAAGCGCTCGCTATTGCTCAGCATCATGGCCTGCCAACACGTTTTATGGACTGGACCACGAATCCATTAGTGGCACTCTATTTCGCCTGCCGTGACTCCAAGAAAGATAAGAATGGCAACCCGTGCGACAGTGCCGTTTATGTGCTGATCAGCGATCCGCCGCGCTTCAGCGAACTGCGCCGCCAGCAGAAAAACGGCCACTACAGTGCGGAGGAAGCAGAGCCCGACGAACCTTATTCAAACGACGATGATGGCTACGATGGTTTCGGACTGGACGAAAACGATGAGCCGGCGGTTGTTTCAGATGATGATCTGGACACCGCTACTGATTCCGGGCCGCGCACACCGACGGAACCTGCCCTGGAAGGTGGACTGTCGCCTTTCGATATTAGTAGTAACGTTATCTACGATCCGCCGCATGTGTCACCACGCATCCGCGCCCAGGACGGTGTGCTGCTGGCGTGCCATCAGCCGATGCAGCCACTGGAAGAAAAAGACGTTCTGGAGATTGTGATCAGCCACACAGCCCATGACGATATTCGCCGACGACTGGATCAATACGGTGTATTCGATAAACAGCTGTTCCCCGATCTGGATGGCATTGCCAAGTGGCTCAAGTATCGGGTGTTTGAGATCAACGGAGTGACCTGA